gttgttgtttattttttattctgtcaGTATCTTTTATGAGCCCTCTTTTTAATCACGGGAAACTTCTTGCCTGTCGGCGGCATCAGAATGACCCGACGCGGATAATTCCCGATTCATGCGATTTACTCTCACAGAGGTCCGCCAACGTCGCCAGTAATGCATCGCTAATAATGGGCTAACGAACGTTAACGGTCTCTGTTTTTCTTGCTCTCAGGCCATTTGGGCTGTATCGCGGATCCTGAAGTGATATTTTGCTCCTTATGAGCATCACGCAGCTCCCGGTCGGCCACAACACCGCAAACTGACGCCTCTGGTGTTCGTAATTGACTTATGCATCGGGTATGACTACCATATTCTTCTTCACTACTCTGTGTCTGAGactgccaacacacacacaactcacaacATACACGAAATCACACATCACgatgcagacacacacacgacacgAAAACACACCACACAGTGCCTCTCTGATGAATATTTAATTCACATTATCCCATATACAGAACTCCTAATTGCAATTCGACTTATGCCCTGTCGTACAAAAATTAAGCAGGAATATCAGTTATTTCGCCTGAGATTATCCCACAAGGCCATAATAATAAGTGTGACAAAACAAATTGCTAAAACTATTTCTGTGCAGCAGCGACTGATAAGCTGAGCATCACGACACTATTAGCAATCTCGAACATGGCTAAAATTTAAGCTCAACATTTCGATGTTAATCTAAAATCTACCGCGCACGAACTCGAGATGTGGCTTAAGAGGAAGACTAAGATGCCGTTGGGGCATGTAGTCATACACAGAGAAAAGGGGAATGGAAATCAAGAACTGTGTGTTACCTGCCTTAGACGTTAGAGGCAGACCGTCCAGAGTTCTTAAAGACAATTAGGGAAAATGATCCTTCTTTTATTTAACAGCTTTTGTTCACTTATTCTAATCTGTAAGGACTAGAAGAATAATGCAGCTCTTCTTCCATCTTTGTCCACTCTCACTTCTTGCCATCATGTTCAGACTTGGCTGTGGTCTGAGTTAACCCTggtttattttcacaaaacgaAACCggatgtttagaaaaaaaaaaaataaggcatAAGGGTatagaaaaacattattttttcataccGCAAAAAAATAATAGGAAGTTGTTGGGCCCTTATTCGGAAAAGGTGGTGACCCTTCCAAGGGCTTTAGTTCACACACGCACGCCAACAGACCAGACTTTGCATCTACTGTCAATTCATTCCTGATACATCGACCCGCTAGAACATCTCTCAGCACTTCAGAGCTTGAGATGTCCAGTGTCGCCTGATGATGCCGACCGAGACTCTGCTGAGCCAGGAACAGGAAGGTTGTGATGCTGTGTACACCCAGTGCTGGGCGCGTACCTGCACTAAGGATCAACTCTAAATTAGCGGtctttttttcagcagtttCTCGGACAAGGAACTCTAGCCCGGGTGACAGACCGTATACTATCAGATGGCCAGCATCGTGCACGGCAGTGTGGTAACAGGAGAGCGAGTGTGTCTGTCAGAGCTATATCCTCTATCTAAATTAGATGCTGAAAGGAGGAGAATTCGTACTTGATGAGAatctctcttgttttgttttNNNNNNNNNNNNNNNNNNNNNNNNNNNNNNNNNNNNNNNNNNNNNNNNNNNNNNNNNNNNNNNNNNNNNNNNNNNNNNNNNNNNNNNNNNNNNNNNNNNNGGCCCCCACTGAAAATGTCTTCCTGACCTATGATAGGGCTTCATGTGGTGACACTTCTTGAGACAAACGGAGACAGTGCGTTTAGATGCATATAATTCCCAATATTAAACTGTTGTGTGATGTAGATTTAGTTTTTTAGAGTACACAATAGTAAAGTAAAAATGTATACCTCTTCAAGATATatatggcttttaaaaaaagttctgcaTGATCGCAGTCGTCAGATATGTGCACCCGCTAGTCAATGGGAACTTGGTAATTTTACCAGTTCcttttgcattatttaaaactttcgcctccaaaaacattttaaaaccatTAATTTTATGTCTTAAAGTATTTGCCAATGATTTAGCTTTGCTCTTTGTATGACTTTGTCTTGATGTTAGAAGAGTGAACATTTGGTTATTCAGGATGACAGCAAAACTAAAGTCATTTTTACGAGCGCTCCGATGTGATGTCTCTAAACAAAAGCAAGACGTGTAAAGGAGCTTGGTGatgataaagaatttgcgaaTCTCTACTTTCTGTTACTTTCTGTTTCCCTCGTCTGTCTAATTTATAGTCATCTGCGTCAATCCAGTGGACAAACTGTGAAACCGTCAGCCCGTGGATACCCTCTGCACCACAATGTCTTCCTGTGGAAAGTCGCCACAAGCGTCTTGTGACCTGGATGTCATAGAATCCATGAAGGAGTACTACGGCAAAGAGGTCAAAACCAAAGACTCCTGCGCCACGGGGGTCAATGCGCTGACCTTCTCGCCTGAGGTTCGCAAGATCGTGCGCGAGGCCTTCGCTGACGTACACGATGAGGTCACGGTCAggtgagcagaaaaaaaacagggGAGACGACTCAGACGAGCAGCCTTTGTTTCATTATAAAGCTATTAAAGCAGTTAGCAGATTATAagcttttcacatttttaaccAAAATTTGACACTTAATTTACTCAAAGTTTTAGGCTTTATATAAGGCCTGTAAGACGGGGAAAGCAGAACGTAATAATGCGTAAAAATAATAGACTTATTTATCTACTATGACGTACCTATACTAGTTgaatggtatatatataaatgtttcaatataaattattaataaataatccTGTTCAGCATTTTTTGTCATGGCATTTTCCTGTATTATTagggttacttccctttatccGAATTTGGGGAAATTTTATATACTGTGCAATATATCATGATAACTGTTAACATGGCACTTTTtcaaaaatctaaataaaaccAATATAAGTTTTctgaagtaaaataataacCCCAACCCCtcctaaacaaaacaaactatcaAAATACTATAAAGCATCTCGCGTAGTCCTCATCAAAAGCATAAAAGTGCACTTAATTATGAATGTGGAATTATTttaagcaagcacacacacacaaaattgtaGATATATATAGGACCAAGTGTACGGCCCTGTGACGCAGAACTCAAAGATAAATGATAAGCTCGATAAAATTCATGATTTAAAATTGTTCAGGTAAAAGATATTGCGGCTATTGTGTCCTCAGATACTATGGCTGCGGGCCCTGCGCTATACCGAAATAGCGACTAGAAGGATGTAGTTATCCTTGACCTTGCAGCGCGCGGAAGGACTGCTTCGCCGCTGAGCAAGCTGGGTTCGCGTCCGTCGTCACGTGGTAGGTACGTGGACATGACACAGAGCAGGTAATCTTCTGTGGTGATGTAGCTGTTTGtatcaagtttgtttttgtttttggatttttttcgtaaccattttgtttattgtcacTACACCACAACAGAGCATCCATACAAAATACATCTTTTTGTGCTAGAATTTTCCTccatttattttgtgacattatCTCATCAGCTTCATATTACGACTTTTGTCTAGCCACCTAGTCAGCAATTTGTTCCCACCCAAATCACTTTCAATCGTAAACCATTTATTGTACACGGGTAATTACGAGAGAAAATCTCTTTTTCCTTGATTCTTCTATTCGCAATCTACAGCTGGAATTTGCAAGAGTTACACTTCTACGACTATCACACTCAGAAGTTTGGTTACAGCCCACTGGGTTATCTTCTACCGAAAAACGTGGACTTCTCTCTTTCCAACCAAGGCTACATCGAAAAACTCGTGGAGGGCTGTCTCCAAACAAgggcatcagcatcatcataaACAATCATAATTTGTGTCTAACATCAAGTAGATTGTAAACATCCCAATAGCATGTCAGGATAGGCATTTGCAggttaaacagaaaataaagcaggAGTACAAACTCACATATGagactgtgacaaaagttcgACTCCTAAAATAACTATGGTGAGTGGGGGATTAATTtcaatattcttctttttctgggtATATTTATGGAAAGTATGTGGCATGAAGTGTCCAGAAATGTACCTAAAAATATAACTGCTCATCTGGTTGTTATGTAATTAAATCTTTACTGTAACATCCAGGTGTAAAACATTGACACAGAACAGTTTCACTACAAAAACGTTGGATGAAATGGCCGTCACTTTCAGTTTTAAGTAAAACTTCCATATTGCTGTCAATCTATTCGTGTTTCTGAGATTCttagcagatatttaataaaattagcatTTGAACTTTTGTCACAGAGTAATATattactggatttttttcatctCTGGACACCTATATATCGGTCtgttctctctcgctctcacacagTTTATCATCAGGGGAGACAACAGCAAGTAGCAACAGCACTTGACCTCTacactctttttgttttgagccTGACAccagggaaaaagaaagagagagagagctgtcaCTAAACACCCGTTGTTCAAACCACATCCGATaattctttttaacatttaccTTCCTCACTGCACAGCCTGGGTGGGACAACTCTGGAGATGATGAAGACACGAAGAGCTTaaagatatctatatataaacagtgtgttttatatatacagtgttaaattatttacatacagCATGGCTCTCTGTGACTGTCGTTGTTTGTTACAGTTCCAACTGTGTGATAAACCTCTCCCCTGACAAGCAGGCGGTGCTGAGGGAGGCGCACGCTGTCCTCAAGGTACTGACTGTGGTGGCGCTGTTGTACTGTTTATGGTAAAGCGCCATCTAGCCGGAGTGACCTCaagtaaaataacaacaaatgatGTCAAGACTTCATTAACAAAACTTTACTCAAAGGGTGCAACcaaaagacacacagacactgacgCACAGAGTGACGAGCCCTTGATGTGTAACATAAACTGAGTTGCTTCCCTTCCACTGCTGTGTGTCTTGAGAACCAGGGAAACGATTTCCCGGcatgatcagaaaaaaaaagttatacaAAGACTTTTTACGACAGGTCGCATAGCGGACATTCTACAAGAAACCCCATAAAGAAATACTTCAGCTATTTTTCGATTAGTAGACCCGGATGTCAGCTACTTTTATCGGTTTTCAAAGTTTCcgctatttttctctcttccgtTTAGTAGAGGTGTGTTGAAAAGGAGGAACAGATTATATAAAGTAGGCAGTGTTTaccctttatttttgttttgtttttcagacgGAGGGGAACTGTATTTTAGTGACATGTACACTGACACCAAGCAAACAGACGAGATGAAAAAGGATAAGGTCCTCTGGGGTATGCTTTTTCTCCCTTAATGATTTATTCCTTTCTCCTTTAATTGTCTTCCTGCTTGTAATTTTCTTCCATTCTATTCCTCtacctttccttccttttttcatccatttttttatatttaacattGTTCCTTTTATTTGGATAGTTTTCTAATCAAATTGCTAGACTAGTACTAAAgtgagaaaaatgtaaacattcaaGAAGTTCTTGTAATTGTCATAGCTATACCAATATATTTCGTACTAAttttagaaattaaaagtttatatattttaattgattttaaatgtcagtGCATAGAGATCAGtaaaaattttgaagaaaatctcttattaatatttactttattgCCGTACCTCTGCTCGTATCGTATGCGGAAGGGGAGGGAATCGGAGGAGCCTTGCTGTGGGACGAGCTGTACCAGCTGGCGGCAGAGATCGGCTTCAGCTCTCCACGTCTTGTCACAGCAAAGCCCGTAGATACCAGCCAGTTTAGTGACCGAATAGGTAAGCTTGCAGCCTTGCTTTAACACACTGATGTTAATTATAAGCCTACCTAATTGATGAGTCAGATTACACTCAAAGGACTCCTTTCATATCACCTAGTAATGTCTCGAACACGAAATCgcaaaaagaaacataaatctcaagaaattaaataaaaatgatttcctAAACTGTTCAATTCTCCATTTGcgccccgagacgagatctgagcACTGACTTTCTAACTGCATTGGTggcaagcgagtgttttaactacTAGAGTACCCTACTCGTTCCATTCTCTCATTACTCCTATCCCCGAATCTTCTAGAAGATGCGTACCCTCTCCTAACCCTGGTGCTAGGCATCCCCCCAAGCTCACCTGTCTCCCTTTGGGAAAACCATAGGTCACGGGGTCACCTGCCATCGGACACACCCCTGTACTGTGGCAGCCCTCGCGTGCTTGCTTGCGTGTTTAATTAGACACAGATCCACCCACCTCCCATCAGACCAGAAATTGAGATGGGGCTAAGGGATATTGAGAAGACTGGTGGGAGCAGAGAGGGTCAGTCATGACATCGATATCTGTCGGTCAACTTATGACATGACAGAATGGGCATCGTCAGTGCCAGACAGCATGGCTGGCAGCAGAAATCTGATAACAACTGTCCACAAACGATGTATTTACACGAGATGTAGACTGACTTTACATGTGAAAGCTCCGGAGCCCCATAATATACAGTAGCTTGTGGTTGAATATCGCCACTCGAGCAGTTGGACTGAATTTAAATTGTGTTCACCCAGAGTGATCCTCTGTAACATGCGTTTGGGAGGAAATACGAGAGCTAGCTACGAATGAATGATACACTAACAAACTTATAATTTTCATTTCGTTcttatgtttttaataattgtgcctgtgtgtttcaaaaaaaaaaaaaaagaaaaaaaaagtaacatgcTTCCCATCTTTATTGTGTATGATGGAGGGCAGGTTGTCACCCACATTGCTGACATACCCTGTAATAACAAACCATCCAGCCTTTACATATAAAAGTCGCAGATATCAAACTTCCAAACTTTGTGATGTAGTTAGTCGCTCACCACCCGTACTGTGTACAAGTCAGATGAAACACCTCCAAagccggtgtgtgtgtgtgtctcagatTCAGCCAGGTATGTAGCTGTGACGTACAGACTGTTCAAACTACCCGCACAAGGAGCAGGTGGACCTTGTCATGTCTCCTACAAAGGTGATATTGCAGGTTGCCAGGAGCGGTTGAAACTTGACGACGTCACAGTGTTTGaggtaaatatataaaagtacagaaattaaaaagtatGAGATATCACTAAAAGCAGACGAGATACCCCGAAAAGCATATGAGATACCCCGAAAAGTATAGAAGCTCCTTTGTATGAAATGACCATCTTACTACGTGTCTGAGACTAGGAAGAGGCTGGAAATCTGTCCGCCAAGTAGTGGATTtttagaggaaagaaagaaaaatgcgagtttgttgaaataaagagaaatattttaaatcaatatCTTATGGATTAGTTGAAAGTTTATTTCGAAGAATTAGTAGACGGTAAACATGGCTACCTCTAGGTAATATTTTTCCTGCTTAATACATTTACTCGGCTTCATGcgcagaaaaatgaagaaaaggtgGTGGATTCTGAGCTGGCGACCATTTTGA
This window of the Pomacea canaliculata isolate SZHN2017 linkage group LG4, ASM307304v1, whole genome shotgun sequence genome carries:
- the LOC112561986 gene encoding arsenite methyltransferase-like translates to MSSCGKSPQASCDLDVIESMKEYYGKEVKTKDSCATGVNALTFSPEVRKIVREAFADVHDEVTVRYYGCGPCAIPK
- the LOC112561984 gene encoding arsenite methyltransferase-like; amino-acid sequence: MYTDTKQTDEMKKDKVLWGEGIGGALLWDELYQLAAEIGFSSPRLVTAKPVDTSQFSDRIDSARYVAVTYRLFKLPAQGAGGPCHVSYKGDIAGCQERLKLDDVTVFEKNEEKVVDSELATILTTSRFKQSFNITNAPDATPETKDPKVNPFKLLDERCAKPCVQGACAP